In one Oncorhynchus nerka isolate Pitt River linkage group LG7, Oner_Uvic_2.0, whole genome shotgun sequence genomic region, the following are encoded:
- the LOC115131841 gene encoding eukaryotic translation initiation factor 2D, which produces MFSKSFRVKSNTVIKGSDRRKLKADISTAFPSLSVEDLSELVPNKEELNVVKIYAHKGDAVTLYVLHKNPVLFELDKCLYPTVYTLWRYPHVLPTFTTWPPVLQKLAGGADLMLPGVVVPLSGIPEVKKGDCCAVKVVSNRAPMAVGTATMSSAEMRSLGMKGRGVSVLHTYMDSLWAFGDKSGPPSIPDVDTEGVEATYEEEEEEEDDDEATGGGEEEPCPNRVPDAPCSGIQELSLADREEGEDPEDLRSPQEQMDALLLQCFLQALKSKVKKSELPLLTSSFLRIHMFSCCPSGKQLDIKKSSYKKLSKFLQCMQQQHSLVRVKELSKGVESIVEVDWKNPELRSFRTPKDPGIEEASVEVGRAEGEKPYHPPEITTLYSVSSRLEPLFQDAKKRKGTVLQPAEVRAIITDYVKRNELVDENNKNYVIINPILCDCLLEKSEYQEVEALKWDDLFSRTLYKMQHCHQLVFPGQPPIVKKGHIEPIDISVASRGSNKKVTMIKNLEVYGLDPMAVSVALQHRVQASSALNPVPGSKDRVLVQIQGNQVQQVCKLLLDKYQIPCKYIQGLDNKVQKPGRKK; this is translated from the exons ATGTTTTCGAAATCGTTCCGTGTCAAGTCCAACACAGTGATCAAAGGATCCGACAG GAGGAAGCTGAAAGCGGACATATCCACagcctttccctctctgtctgtggagGACCTGTCCGAGTTGGTCCCAAACAAGGAGGAGCTGAATGTTGTGAAGATTTATGCCCACAAGGGAGATGCAGTGACCCTCTACGTGCTTCATAAGAACCCAGTGTTGTTTGAGCTGGATAAATGTCTCTATCCCACAG TGTATACGCTTTGGCGTTATCCCCATGTCTTGCCAACATTCACAACATGGCCTCCAGTGCTACAGAAGCTGGCTGGAGGGGCAG ATCTCATGCTGCCTGGAGTGGTGGTGCCTCTAAGTGGGATCCCAGAGGTGAAGAAGGGGGACTGCTGTGCTGTTAAAGTTGTTAGCAACAG GGCTCCCATGGCAGTGGGCACTGCCACCATGTCCAGTGCTGAGATGAGGAGCTTGGGCATGAAGGGCAGAGGGGTGTCAGTCCTCCACACCTACATGGACAGCCTGTG ggCATTTGGAGACAAGTCTggtcctccctccattcctgatgtggacactgagggtGTCGAGGCAACctatgaagaagaagaagaggaggaggatgatgatgaggcAACAGGGGGGGGTGAAGAGGAACCCTGTCCCAACCGTGTCCCAGATGCCCCCTGCTCTGGTATCCAGGAGCTCAgcctggctgacagggaggaaggagaagaccCAGAGGACCTGAGAAGCCCACAAG AGCAGATGGATGCCCTGCTGCTGCAGTGTTTCCTCCAGGCGCTCAAGAGCAAAGTGAAGAAGTCAGAGCTCCCCCTGCTGACCAGTAGCTTCCTGCGCATCCACATGTTCTCCTGCTG TCCAAGTGGAAAGCAACTTGACATCAAGAAATCAAGCTATAAAAAG TTATCCAAGTTCCTTCAGTGcatgcagcagcagcacagcctggTGAGGGTGAAGGAGCTGAGTAAAGGGGTGGAGAGCATTGTAGAGGTTGACTGGAAGAACCCAGA ACTGCGCTCCTTCCGCACCCCAAAGGATCCTGGGATAGAGGAGGCCTCAGTGGAGGTGGGAAGAGCAGAGGGGGAGAAGCCCTACCATCCCCCTGAGATCACTACCCTCTACAGTGTGTCCTCTCGTCTGGAGCCTCTGTTTCAAGATGCCAAGAAGAG GAAAGGAACAGTACTCCAACCAGCGGAAGTGAGAGCAATCATCACAGATTATGTGAAGAGGAACGAGCTGGTGGATGAGAATAATAAAAA TTATGTCATCATTAACCCGATCCTATGTGACTGCCTACTGGAGAAGTCAGAGTACCAGGAGGTGGAGGCACTCAAGTGGGATGACCTCTTCAGCAG GACGCTATACAAAATGCAGCACTGCCACCAGCTGGTGTTCCCTGGCCAGCCACCCATAGTAAAGAAGGGCCACATTGAGCCCATAGACATCTCTGTGGCCTCCAGGGGCTCCAACAAGAAG GTGACAATGATAAAGAACCTGGAGGTGTATGGTCTGGACCCCATGGCTGTGTCAGTCGCCCTGCAGCACAGAGTCCAGGCCAGCTCAGCCCTGAACCCGGTTCCCGGCTCCAAGGACCGAGTCCTAGTCCAAATACAGGGAAACCAGGTCCAACAAGTCTGCAAACTGCTGCTAG ATAAGTATCAAATTCCCTGCAAGTACATCCAGGGACTAGACAACAAAGTTCAGAAGCCTGGGAGGAAGAAATAG